A segment of the Agarivorans albus genome:
CTGATTGGCGCGGTAGCGGGTTGGTTAGCTGGCAATATTATGAAAGGCGGCGGCTTTGGCGTAGTGGGCAATATTGTAGTGGGTATTGTGGGTTCGGTAATTGGAGGCTTTGTCTTTGGTTTACTGGGCTTTGGCAGTACCAGTATGCTGGGTTCGCTGATTACCGCTGTAGTGGGCGCAGTTATATTGCTCTACATCGTGAGTATTGTGAAAAAATAAGTCGCAAAAGATGAAACAAAAAAGCCAGCTAATTAGCTGGCTTTTTTAATTATTTAAGACTTGATTAACCTTTCACAGCACCTGCTGTTAGGCCGTCGATCAACTTACGAGAAGTCATCACAAACAAAATCATTAATGGCACTACCGCAATGGCGGCACCGGCACAAATTGCACCCCAAGGTACCTGGCCAGTACCTTGCAGCGCACGTAGTGCTAGCGGCACGGTAAACATCTTCATGTCGTTCATTACAACCAATGGGCCCATGAAGTTGTTCCACTGACCAATAAAGGTAATAAGACCAAGCGTACCAAAGGCAGGTGTAATAAGTGGAACCACTACACGCCAGTAGATAGCAAACTCGTTACAGCCATCCATACGAGCCGCTTCAATAAGCTCTTTTGGAATCGCACTTGAGATGAACTGACGCATCATAAAGATACCCATTGCACCACAAGCCATTGGAATGTAAAGCGCACGTGGTTGGTTCATCCATTCCAGCTTAGACATAATCAAAGCGGTTGGAATCATGCCCAAGAATGGAGGTAATAACATGGTGCCCATAATCAAAATGAACATTAAGTTACGGCCTTTGAACTCAAACATGGCAAATGCATAACCCGCCAACGAACAGAAGAATAAGTTCAATATGGTAGTAATTAACGCTACGTAGAAACTCAAACCAATGTTGTGCCAAAAGTACGGCAATGCGTCTAACAAAATACCTACGTTGTTAATGAACTCTCCACCAAACCACACTGGGGGTGGCACCGACAAAATCGATGAGTTGGTATGCGTTGCAAATACAAACATGAAGTAGAACGGGGCCAACATGATGATTGAGCCCATCCCCACGATGAAATAAGCAATGATATGGCTTTTAGTTAATTTATTCATAATTCGGTCCTACTTCTTCTCACCGAGCAATTTATTGTTACCCCAGGTGAGGAAGGCAATCAGAGCAAACAGAATCCAAGAGATTGCTGATGCAGTACCAAAGTCACCCTCTACGAACGCGGTAATGTACATGTGCATTGCAGCTGTTTTACCTGCTTGCTCAATACCACCGGTACCGCCAGTAATAATGAATGGTTCTTCAAATAACTGCAGGTTACCAATAATGGTTAAGGTTACTGCGAAGAACATCATAGGCTTAAGCATAGGTACAGTGATGTACCAGAATTGCTGCCAACGTTTAGCACCATCTACTGTTGCCGCTTCGTATAAATCTTTTGGAATGGTTTGCATTGCAGATAAGTACAATACCGTGTTCCACCCCACGTAGCGCCAGAACACTACGAAAGCAATCATCGTTTTAGTATATTCAGGACGGTTCCAGTCAATATTGGCGGTTGGGAATAACCAAGCCAAAGGTTGAATGTCGCCAACTGTCCAGTTACCTGCCGAAGTGAACAGCATGTTAATCATGCCGAAGTCACGCGAGAACAAGGTAGTGAATACCAAAGAAATCGCCACCGACGAGGTAATGAAAGGTAAGA
Coding sequences within it:
- a CDS encoding carbohydrate ABC transporter permease, producing MNKLTKSHIIAYFIVGMGSIIMLAPFYFMFVFATHTNSSILSVPPPVWFGGEFINNVGILLDALPYFWHNIGLSFYVALITTILNLFFCSLAGYAFAMFEFKGRNLMFILIMGTMLLPPFLGMIPTALIMSKLEWMNQPRALYIPMACGAMGIFMMRQFISSAIPKELIEAARMDGCNEFAIYWRVVVPLITPAFGTLGLITFIGQWNNFMGPLVVMNDMKMFTVPLALRALQGTGQVPWGAICAGAAIAVVPLMILFVMTSRKLIDGLTAGAVKG
- a CDS encoding carbohydrate ABC transporter permease, with amino-acid sequence MSSVESAVRPPVVKIRKRTLKQRLNASGYKWAPYVFVSPFFVIFAVFGLFPLLFSLFLSFHYWEPAAGLAAMEWVGIENFTFTLTDDWFQTSVYNTIWIALAAGIPQHVVAIPLAYFLHTSFKRSRNTVVGMYFLPFITSSVAISLVFTTLFSRDFGMINMLFTSAGNWTVGDIQPLAWLFPTANIDWNRPEYTKTMIAFVVFWRYVGWNTVLYLSAMQTIPKDLYEAATVDGAKRWQQFWYITVPMLKPMMFFAVTLTIIGNLQLFEEPFIITGGTGGIEQAGKTAAMHMYITAFVEGDFGTASAISWILFALIAFLTWGNNKLLGEKK
- a CDS encoding GlsB/YeaQ/YmgE family stress response membrane protein, whose translation is MTTLKRSDCSIVTLYGWLQQANFHNKLRIIMGIIIWLLIGAVAGWLAGNIMKGGGFGVVGNIVVGIVGSVIGGFVFGLLGFGSTSMLGSLITAVVGAVILLYIVSIVKK